The genomic region CAATATCCCCCTGAGAAAAGGGACCTTGGTTTCCTCATTGGAATCAATGACCAGGAGTTTTGCCATAGGGTTCGCGCCCACGCCCTTTCAGTCGATCGAAGTCGGAGGGCATCGCCACCCCCACGGTTAACTTTAGTTTGTCGGCGGCACATCGAGCAGCCCTTCCGATCACAAATCCTGCATCAGTGGCATCCGCGGCGCGACAGCGAACGACAGGTGTGAATGCGCCCGCCGCGTCGCCGTTGGTCTGCAGGGGATTGCGGGGCGTTCTCTCAGTGCCCGGCCTCGGCGAGCGCCGCCCGCAGCGCCCGCAACTCGGCCGGCAGTCCGTCCGGATCGGCCTCGATCAGCGGCGCGAGATCCTCGTCGAGCAATTCGCGCACGCGCCCGCGGGGATCGCCGCGGCGCGATTCGGCGACCAGCAGTTGCCAGGCGGCCTTGAATGTTTCCGGATGCCGTCGGCCCAAGGTCGCGCGGCAATCCGCGAGATGGGTGTCGAGGCGTTCGGCGGCGATGTCCAATTCGCCGAGGCCGATCAACACGGCGGCGAGATTGTTCACTGAGTCTAGTAAAGCCGGATGGGCGTGCCTCGACAGCCGGCGGGCCTCCGCAGCATTCCGGAAAAGCCTTGTCAGCAGCCTATTGCGATGCCGCCGCTGGTGCAGCGCGCTGCGTCTCAAGTTTGTCAACGGCGTCTTCGTCCAGTATCCACGTCAATCGAGCGTCGGGATCGTTCACCCCGTCTCTGTAGGTGGTGGTGAGCGCCCCGTGAACAGTCTCGCCTGCCAACGCCATATCGGGTTGCGGATTCTCCAGTGCCGCCAGGGCGGCGCGAATTCGAGCGTCGATATCGTCGAGTTGCGCAAACAACAGTCACGTGTCCACGGTTCCCGCGTGCTTGACGACTGCGGCATCGAGACAGGTCGACCGTCTCGGTCACAGACGCTCTCGATACCGACGACGCGGGCACAGTCAGACTGCCGTGACGAGCCCTTTCCGATATGGGAGAAACATCGCTATCCGGCCCCTTTTTCCGCATGCCCACCGAATTGCCAGCGCATCGCTGACAACAGCCGGTTCCGCAGGTCGGTGGAACCGCGCGAGGCGAATCGACCGAACAGGGCGGTCGTCAATACCGGCGCCGGTGCACCGATCTCTATGGCGGCCAGGGCGGCCCACCGCCCTTCGCCGGAGTCGGAGACACGCCCGTCGAAACGTTCCAGCCCTGGATCACTGCGCAGTGCCTGTGCGGTCAGATCCAACAGCCAGGATGCGATCACGCTGCCGCGCCGCCAGACCTCGCTGACCTGCGCGACATCGATGTCGAAGCCGTACATCTCGGGTTCCTCGAGCGGCGCCGTTTCGGCGTCGGCACTCACCTCCAGGCGGCCGGCAGCGGCGAGCCGGAGGATATTGAATCCCTCGGCATATGCTGCCATCAGGCCATACTCGATCCCGTTGTGGACCATCTTCACGAAGTGACCCGCGCCCGATGGACCACAGTGCAACCAACCCTGTTCTGGCGGTGACGGTTCACCCGTGTTGCCCGCCGTGCGCGGTGCGCTGAAACCCGGTGCCAGTGTCCGAAACACGGGCGCCACCCGGTCCACGGCCTCGGCGGCACCGCCGATCATCAGGCAGTAACCGCGCTCGCGTCCCCACACACCACCGCTGGTGCCGACGTCGAGGTAGTGGATGCCCTGTTTGGACAGGCTGGTGGCACGCCGCTTGTCGGCCGTGAAATGACTGTTGCCACCGTCTATCAGGATGTCGCCGCCGGCGAGCTTCGAGGTCAGCCCATCGACCAGGCCGTCGACCGCAGCGGCCGGCACCATCAACCAGATCACCCTCGGCCTATCCAGTCGGTCGACCAATTCGCCGATGCTGCCCACGCCGACGGCACCTTTGGACTCCAACGATTCGATGGCCTGTGCCGAGCGATCATGTACTACGCATCGGTGTCCGCCGGCGAGCAGACGCTCGGCCATGCTGGCCCCCATGCGTCCCAGGCCGATCATGCCTATTTGCATCTTGTACCTCCGCCTTTTTGTATCGAGTGGGTTGGAATACCGACAGATGCCATTGCGCGGCCCCGGGTGCTTTGGTCGACCGTTTGGCGATGCGGCACTCAGGACTCGATGACAGCAGTCTCCGCTGCCATTTCCTGTTCCATCAGCTGCTGAGCCCGGGCCACCTGCTGCGTGTCGCCATGCGCGATCACCAGGAAGCGGTCGGCCCTGACATGACGCTCGTACTTGATCACGTCCTTTTTCGGCAGGCCCAGGCTCACGAGCGCAGC from Chromatiaceae bacterium harbors:
- the gnd gene encoding decarboxylating 6-phosphogluconate dehydrogenase, which gives rise to MQIGMIGLGRMGASMAERLLAGGHRCVVHDRSAQAIESLESKGAVGVGSIGELVDRLDRPRVIWLMVPAAAVDGLVDGLTSKLAGGDILIDGGNSHFTADKRRATSLSKQGIHYLDVGTSGGVWGRERGYCLMIGGAAEAVDRVAPVFRTLAPGFSAPRTAGNTGEPSPPEQGWLHCGPSGAGHFVKMVHNGIEYGLMAAYAEGFNILRLAAAGRLEVSADAETAPLEEPEMYGFDIDVAQVSEVWRRGSVIASWLLDLTAQALRSDPGLERFDGRVSDSGEGRWAALAAIEIGAPAPVLTTALFGRFASRGSTDLRNRLLSAMRWQFGGHAEKGAG